A single region of the Rattus rattus isolate New Zealand chromosome 8, Rrattus_CSIRO_v1, whole genome shotgun sequence genome encodes:
- the Tent5a gene encoding terminal nucleotidyltransferase 5A isoform X2, with product MAESEGYFAMAEDELTGGPYIPLGGDFGGGGSFGDRCSDYCESPTAHCNVLNWEQVQRLDGILSETIPIHGRGNFPTLELQPSLIVKVVRRRLEEKSIGVRDVRLNGSAASHVLHQDSGLGYKDLDLIFCADLRGEEEFQTVKDVVLDCLLDFLPEGVNKEKITPLTLKEAYVQKMVKVCNDSDRWSLISLSNNSGKNVELKFVDSLRRQFEFSVDSFQIKLDSLLLFYECSENPMTETFHPTIIGESVYGDFHEAFDHLCNKIIATRNPEEIRGGGLLKYCNLLVRGFRPASEEIKTLQRYMCSRFFIDFSDIGEQQRKLESYLQNHFVGLEDRKYDYLMTLHGVVNESTVCLMGHERRQTLNLITMLAIRVLADQNVIPNVANVTCYYQPAPYVADANFSNYYIAQVQPVFTCQQQTYSTWLPCN from the exons ATGGCCGAGAGCGAAGGGTACTTTGCCATGGCAGAGGACGAGCTGACCGGCGGCCCCTACATCCCTCTGGGTGGTGACTTCGGCGGCGGCGGCAGCTTCGGCGACCGCTGCTCGGACTATTGCGAAAGCCCCACGGCGCACTGCAACGTGCTGAACTGGGAGCAAGTGCAGCGGTTGGACGGCATTTTGAGCGAGACCATCCCGATCCACGGTCGCGGCAACTTCCCCACGCTCGAGCTGCAGCCGAGCCTGATTGTGAAGGTGGTGCGGAGGCGCCTGGAGGAGAAGAGCATAGGTGTCCGCGACGTGCGCCTCAACGGCTCGGCCGCCAGTCACGTCCTGCACCAAGACAGCGGCCTGGGCTACAAGGATCTGGACCTCATCTTCTGCGCCGACCTGCGTGGGGAAGAAGAGTTTCAGACTGTGAAGGACGTCGTGCTGGATTGCCTGTTAGACTTCTTGCCCGAAGGGGTGAACAAGGAGAAGATCACGCCGCTCACTCTCAAG GAAGCGTATGTGCAGAAAATGGTTAAAGTGTGCAATGATTCTGACCGGTGGAGCCTTATATCCCTGTCAAACAACAGCGGCAAAAATGTGGAGCTGAAGTTTGTGGATTCCCTCCGGAGGCAGTTTGAATTCAGTGTAGATTCCTTTCAAATCAAATTagactctcttctcctcttttacGAGTGTTCAGAGAACCCAATGACCGAGACATTTCACCCCACCATAATCGGCGAGAGTGTCTACGGTGATTTCCACGAAGCCTTCGATCACCTTTGCAACAAGATCATTGCCACCAGAAACCCCGAGGAAATAAGAGGAGGAGGCCTGCTTAAGTACTGCAACCTCTTAGTGCGGGGCTTCAGGCCTGCCTCCGAGGAGATCAAGACCCTTCAGAGGTACATGTGTTCCAGGTTCTTTATTGACTTCTCAGACATCGGAGAGCAGCAGAGAAAGCTGGAATCCTACTTGCAGAACCACTTCGTGGGCTTGGAAGACCGCAAGTATGACTATCTCATGACCCTCCACGGAGTGGTAAACGAGAGTACGGTGTGCCTGATGGGACATGAGAGGAGGCAGACTTTAAACCTTATCACCATGCTGGCCATCCGGGTGCTAGCTGACCAAAATGTCATTCCTAATGTGGCTAATGTCACTTGCTATTACCAGCCGGCCCCCTATGTCGCAGATGCTAACTTTAGCAATTACTACATCGCACAGGTTCAGCCAGTATTCACATGCCAGCAGCAGACGTATTCTACTTGGTTACCCTGCAATtaa
- the Tent5a gene encoding terminal nucleotidyltransferase 5A isoform X1: MHQRYFWTDQGQVAFGGHYMAESEGYFAMAEDELTGGPYIPLGGDFGGGGSFGDRCSDYCESPTAHCNVLNWEQVQRLDGILSETIPIHGRGNFPTLELQPSLIVKVVRRRLEEKSIGVRDVRLNGSAASHVLHQDSGLGYKDLDLIFCADLRGEEEFQTVKDVVLDCLLDFLPEGVNKEKITPLTLKEAYVQKMVKVCNDSDRWSLISLSNNSGKNVELKFVDSLRRQFEFSVDSFQIKLDSLLLFYECSENPMTETFHPTIIGESVYGDFHEAFDHLCNKIIATRNPEEIRGGGLLKYCNLLVRGFRPASEEIKTLQRYMCSRFFIDFSDIGEQQRKLESYLQNHFVGLEDRKYDYLMTLHGVVNESTVCLMGHERRQTLNLITMLAIRVLADQNVIPNVANVTCYYQPAPYVADANFSNYYIAQVQPVFTCQQQTYSTWLPCN, from the exons ATGCATCAGAGATACTTTTG GACCGACCAAGGCCAAGTGGCGTTCGGCGGGCACTACATGGCCGAGAGCGAAGGGTACTTTGCCATGGCAGAGGACGAGCTGACCGGCGGCCCCTACATCCCTCTGGGTGGTGACTTCGGCGGCGGCGGCAGCTTCGGCGACCGCTGCTCGGACTATTGCGAAAGCCCCACGGCGCACTGCAACGTGCTGAACTGGGAGCAAGTGCAGCGGTTGGACGGCATTTTGAGCGAGACCATCCCGATCCACGGTCGCGGCAACTTCCCCACGCTCGAGCTGCAGCCGAGCCTGATTGTGAAGGTGGTGCGGAGGCGCCTGGAGGAGAAGAGCATAGGTGTCCGCGACGTGCGCCTCAACGGCTCGGCCGCCAGTCACGTCCTGCACCAAGACAGCGGCCTGGGCTACAAGGATCTGGACCTCATCTTCTGCGCCGACCTGCGTGGGGAAGAAGAGTTTCAGACTGTGAAGGACGTCGTGCTGGATTGCCTGTTAGACTTCTTGCCCGAAGGGGTGAACAAGGAGAAGATCACGCCGCTCACTCTCAAG GAAGCGTATGTGCAGAAAATGGTTAAAGTGTGCAATGATTCTGACCGGTGGAGCCTTATATCCCTGTCAAACAACAGCGGCAAAAATGTGGAGCTGAAGTTTGTGGATTCCCTCCGGAGGCAGTTTGAATTCAGTGTAGATTCCTTTCAAATCAAATTagactctcttctcctcttttacGAGTGTTCAGAGAACCCAATGACCGAGACATTTCACCCCACCATAATCGGCGAGAGTGTCTACGGTGATTTCCACGAAGCCTTCGATCACCTTTGCAACAAGATCATTGCCACCAGAAACCCCGAGGAAATAAGAGGAGGAGGCCTGCTTAAGTACTGCAACCTCTTAGTGCGGGGCTTCAGGCCTGCCTCCGAGGAGATCAAGACCCTTCAGAGGTACATGTGTTCCAGGTTCTTTATTGACTTCTCAGACATCGGAGAGCAGCAGAGAAAGCTGGAATCCTACTTGCAGAACCACTTCGTGGGCTTGGAAGACCGCAAGTATGACTATCTCATGACCCTCCACGGAGTGGTAAACGAGAGTACGGTGTGCCTGATGGGACATGAGAGGAGGCAGACTTTAAACCTTATCACCATGCTGGCCATCCGGGTGCTAGCTGACCAAAATGTCATTCCTAATGTGGCTAATGTCACTTGCTATTACCAGCCGGCCCCCTATGTCGCAGATGCTAACTTTAGCAATTACTACATCGCACAGGTTCAGCCAGTATTCACATGCCAGCAGCAGACGTATTCTACTTGGTTACCCTGCAATtaa